One genomic window of Macaca mulatta isolate MMU2019108-1 chromosome 8, T2T-MMU8v2.0, whole genome shotgun sequence includes the following:
- the CYP11B1 gene encoding cytochrome P450 11B1, mitochondrial isoform X1 produces the protein MALRAKVEVCMAAPWLSLQRARALGTRATRVPRTVLPFEAMPRRPGNRWLRLLQIWREQGYEHLHLEVHQTFQELGPIFRYDLGGAGMVCVMLPEDVEKLQQVDSLNPRRMSLEPWVAYRQHRGHKCGVFLLNGPEWRFNRLRLNPDVLSPRAVQRFLPMVDAVARDFSQALRKKVLQNARGSLTLDVQPSIFHYTIEASNLALFGERLGLVGHSPSSASLSFLHALEVMFKSTVQLMFMPRSLSRWTSPKVWKEHFEAWDCIFQYGDNCIQKIYQELALSRPQQYTSIVAELLLNAELSPDAIKANSMELTAGSVDTTVFPLLMTLFELARNPNVQQALRQESLAAAASISEHPQKATTELPLLRAALKETLRLYPVGLFLERVVSSDLVLQNYHIPAGVLKHLQVETLTQEDIKMVYSFILRPSTFPLLTFRAIN, from the exons ATGGCACTGAGGGCAAAGGTAGAGGTGTGCATGGCAGCGCCCTGgctgtccctacaaagggcacgGGCACTGGGCACCAGAGCCACCCGGGTCCCCAGGACAGTGCTGCCCTTTGAAGCCATGCCCCGGCGTCCAGGCAACAGGTGGCTGAGGCTGCTGCAGATCTGGAGGGAGCAGGGTTATGAGCACCTGCACCTGGAGGTGCACCAGACCTTCCAGGAACTGGGGCCCATTTTCAG GTATGACTTGGGAGGAGCAGGCATGGTGTGTGTGATGCTGCCGGAGGACgtggagaagctgcagcaggtGGACAGCCTGAACCCACGCCGGATGAGCCTGGAGCCCTGGGTGGCCTACAGACAACATCGTGGGCACAAATGTGGCGTGTTCTTGCT GAATGGGCCTGAATGGCGCTTCAATCGATTGCGGCTGAACCCAGATGTGCTGTCGCCCAGGGCTGTGCAGAGGTTCCTCCCGATGGTGGATGCGGTGGCCAGGGACTTCTCCCAGGCCCTGAGGAAGAAGGTGCTGCAGAACGCTCGGGGGAGCCTGACCCTGGATGTCCAGCCCAGCATCTTCCACTACACCATAGAAG CCAGCAACTTAGCTCTTTTTGGAGAGCGGCTGGGCCTGGTTGGCCAcagccccagctctgccagcCTGAGCTTCCTCCATGCCCTGGAGGTCATGTTCAAATCCACCGTCCAGCTCATGTTCATGCCCAGGAGCCTGTCTCGCTGGACCAGCCCCAAGGTGTGgaaggagcactttgaggcctggGACTGCATCTTCCAGTACG GTGACAACTGTATCCAGAAAATCTATCAGGAACTGGCCTTGAGCCGCCCTCAGCAGTACACCAGCATCGTGGCGGAACTCCTGTTGAATGCGGAACTGTCGCCAGATGCCATCAAGGCCAACTCTATGGAACTCACTGCAGGGAGCGTGGACACG ACTGTGTTTCCCTTGCTGATGACACTCTTTGAGCTGGCTCGGAACCCCAACGTGCAGCAGGCCCTGCGCCAGGAGAGCCTGGCCGCCGCCGCCAGCATCAGTGAACATCCTCAGAAGGCAACCACTGAGCTGCCCTTGCTGCGGGCGGCCCTCAAGGAGACCTTGAG GCTCTACCCTGTGGGTCTGTTTTTGGAGCGAGTGGTGAGCTCAGACTTGGTGCTTCAGAACTACCACATCCCAGCCGGG GTGCTGAAACACCTCCAGGTGGAGACACTAACCCAAGAGGATATAAAGATGGTCTACAGCTTCATATTGAGGCCCAGCACGTTCCCCCTCCTCACCTTCAGGGCCATCAACTAA
- the CYP11B1 gene encoding cytochrome P450 11B1, mitochondrial (The RefSeq protein has 1 substitution compared to this genomic sequence), whose translation MALRAKVEVCMAAPWLSLQRARALGTRATRVPRTVLPFEAMPRRPGNRWLRLLQIWREQGYEHLHLEVHQTFQELGPIFRYDLGGAGMVCVMLPEDVEKLQQVDSLNPRRMSLEPWVAYRQHRGHKCGVFLLNGPEWRFNRLRLNPDVLSPKAVQRFLPMVDAVARDFSQALRKKVLQNARGSLTLDVQPSIFHYTIEASNLALFGERLGLVGHSPSSASLSFLHALEVMFKSTVQLMFMPRSLSRWTSPKVWKEHFEAWDCIFQYGDNCIQKIYQELALSRPQQYTSIVAELLLNAELSPDAIKANSMELTAGSVDTTVFPLLMTLFELARNPNVQQALRQESLAAAASISEHPQKATTELPLLRAALKETLRLYPVGLFLERVVSSDLVLQNYHIPAGTLVRVFLYSLGRNPALFPRPERYNPQRWLDIRGSGRNFYHVPFGFGMRQCLGRRLAEAEMLLLLHHVLKHLQVETLTQEDIKMVYSFILRPSTFPLLTFRAIN comes from the exons ATGGCACTGAGGGCAAAGGTAGAGGTGTGCATGGCAGCGCCCTGgctgtccctacaaagggcacgGGCACTGGGCACCAGAGCCACCCGGGTCCCCAGGACAGTGCTGCCCTTTGAAGCCATGCCCCGGCGTCCAGGCAACAGGTGGCTGAGGCTGCTGCAGATCTGGAGGGAGCAGGGTTATGAGCACCTGCACCTGGAGGTGCACCAGACCTTCCAGGAACTGGGGCCCATTTTCAG GTATGACTTGGGAGGAGCAGGCATGGTGTGTGTGATGCTGCCGGAGGACgtggagaagctgcagcaggtGGACAGCCTGAACCCACGCCGGATGAGCCTGGAGCCCTGGGTGGCCTACAGACAACATCGTGGGCACAAATGTGGCGTGTTCTTGCT GAATGGGCCTGAATGGCGCTTCAATCGATTGCGGCTGAACCCAGATGTGCTGTCGCCCAGGGCTGTGCAGAGGTTCCTCCCGATGGTGGATGCGGTGGCCAGGGACTTCTCCCAGGCCCTGAGGAAGAAGGTGCTGCAGAACGCTCGGGGGAGCCTGACCCTGGATGTCCAGCCCAGCATCTTCCACTACACCATAGAAG CCAGCAACTTAGCTCTTTTTGGAGAGCGGCTGGGCCTGGTTGGCCAcagccccagctctgccagcCTGAGCTTCCTCCATGCCCTGGAGGTCATGTTCAAATCCACCGTCCAGCTCATGTTCATGCCCAGGAGCCTGTCTCGCTGGACCAGCCCCAAGGTGTGgaaggagcactttgaggcctggGACTGCATCTTCCAGTACG GTGACAACTGTATCCAGAAAATCTATCAGGAACTGGCCTTGAGCCGCCCTCAGCAGTACACCAGCATCGTGGCGGAACTCCTGTTGAATGCGGAACTGTCGCCAGATGCCATCAAGGCCAACTCTATGGAACTCACTGCAGGGAGCGTGGACACG ACTGTGTTTCCCTTGCTGATGACACTCTTTGAGCTGGCTCGGAACCCCAACGTGCAGCAGGCCCTGCGCCAGGAGAGCCTGGCCGCCGCCGCCAGCATCAGTGAACATCCTCAGAAGGCAACCACTGAGCTGCCCTTGCTGCGGGCGGCCCTCAAGGAGACCTTGAG GCTCTACCCTGTGGGTCTGTTTTTGGAGCGAGTGGTGAGCTCAGACTTGGTGCTTCAGAACTACCACATCCCAGCCGGG ACACTGGTGCGCGTGTTCCTCTACTCGCTGGGTCGCAACCCCGCCTTGTTCCCGAGGCCTGAGCGCTATAACCCCCAGCGCTGGCTAGACATCAGGGGCTCCGGCAGGAACTTCTACCATGTTCCCTTTGGCTTTGGCATGCGCCAGTGCCTGGGGCGGCGCCTAGCAGAAGCggagatgctgctgctgctgcaccaT GTGCTGAAACACCTCCAGGTGGAGACACTAACCCAAGAGGATATAAAGATGGTCTACAGCTTCATATTGAGGCCCAGCACGTTCCCCCTCCTCACCTTCAGGGCCATCAACTAA